Proteins encoded by one window of Anaerolineales bacterium:
- a CDS encoding family 20 glycosylhydrolase, with protein MSDLILLPQPQKLTYAPGEHIITGQKLIAISDTEYLFSAQRLRAALQKIGLHWDIVVVNTALPPEQVGVYLMQFDYGGTFAKTPWYELSIVPSHIVITGDERPESVWYGVCTLIQLIEQFGRKLPCLNIEDYPDFQRRGVMLDISRDKVPTMETLYALVDMLAGWKVNEIQLYTEHTFAYRAHPVVWEHASPMTSEQIMELDRFCRERYIDLVPNQNSFGHMHRWLMHDRYRPLAEVPEGLNWALFLTPRPFTISPAVAGSIHLINGLYEELLPHFTSPYFNVGCDETFDLGQGRSADLIKAQGKGRVYLNFLLQIYKLVKKHGRTMMFWGDIIKNHPELISELPADSIPLEWGYEAGHPFDTDGEKFAKAGLKYYVCPGTSSWLSLIGRTDNMLGNLRNAAENGKKHGAFGYLITDWGDYGHWQPLPVSYAGFAYGAALAWGVETNLGINLAAALDAYAFRDEARVMGQLALDLGNAYLLSDDLPHLNGAHMVRALFNRLDDIRTKPWAAGMTAPAAVSPAKIRAAMWEVDRLAARLENARPTDPLVLPEYRVAIGLWKHGCKRLLLAAGDPSITLENMATDLRRLLSDYAAQWMARNRTGNLGDSTARLMRLFGEYE; from the coding sequence ATGAGCGATCTGATCCTTCTCCCCCAACCTCAAAAATTAACCTATGCTCCGGGCGAACATATCATCACCGGGCAAAAACTGATTGCCATCTCGGATACCGAATACCTTTTTAGCGCTCAACGGCTGCGGGCGGCGCTCCAAAAGATTGGCTTGCACTGGGATATTGTCGTCGTCAACACAGCGCTGCCGCCCGAACAGGTCGGCGTCTATCTGATGCAGTTCGACTACGGTGGGACATTTGCCAAAACCCCTTGGTATGAACTCTCGATTGTCCCCTCGCACATCGTGATCACGGGCGACGAACGCCCTGAATCGGTCTGGTATGGCGTCTGTACGCTCATCCAACTAATCGAACAGTTTGGGCGCAAACTCCCCTGTCTAAACATTGAGGATTACCCCGACTTTCAACGGCGTGGCGTCATGTTGGACATCAGCCGCGACAAAGTGCCGACGATGGAGACTCTCTACGCGCTGGTCGATATGCTGGCAGGTTGGAAGGTGAACGAGATTCAACTCTACACCGAACATACCTTTGCCTACCGCGCTCACCCTGTCGTCTGGGAACATGCCTCCCCTATGACCAGTGAGCAGATCATGGAGTTGGATCGCTTCTGTCGCGAACGCTACATTGATCTCGTCCCCAACCAGAATAGTTTTGGGCATATGCACCGCTGGCTAATGCACGATAGATACCGCCCACTGGCAGAAGTCCCTGAAGGTCTTAATTGGGCGCTGTTCCTGACGCCCCGCCCCTTCACCATCTCTCCGGCGGTGGCGGGCAGCATCCACCTGATCAACGGACTCTACGAGGAACTTCTCCCCCATTTCACCAGTCCCTATTTCAATGTGGGCTGCGATGAAACCTTTGACCTCGGTCAGGGGCGCAGCGCCGATCTGATCAAGGCGCAGGGGAAAGGGCGTGTCTACCTCAATTTTCTGCTCCAAATTTACAAACTGGTCAAAAAACACGGGCGGACGATGATGTTCTGGGGCGACATCATCAAAAATCACCCCGAACTGATCAGCGAACTCCCCGCCGATTCGATTCCCCTAGAGTGGGGCTATGAGGCGGGTCACCCCTTTGACACCGATGGCGAAAAGTTTGCCAAAGCCGGGTTAAAGTATTACGTCTGTCCAGGTACGTCCTCGTGGCTCAGCCTGATCGGGCGGACGGACAACATGCTTGGCAACCTCCGCAACGCCGCCGAAAACGGCAAAAAGCACGGTGCGTTCGGCTACCTGATCACCGACTGGGGCGATTACGGGCATTGGCAGCCCCTTCCCGTCAGCTATGCCGGCTTTGCCTATGGTGCAGCGCTGGCGTGGGGGGTGGAAACGAACTTGGGGATCAACCTTGCGGCGGCGCTGGATGCCTATGCCTTTCGGGATGAGGCGCGGGTTATGGGGCAATTGGCGCTTGATCTCGGCAATGCCTACCTTCTCTCTGACGATTTACCTCATCTGAATGGAGCGCATATGGTGCGGGCGCTGTTCAACCGCTTGGACGATATTCGGACAAAGCCCTGGGCAGCCGGCATGACCGCGCCCGCCGCCGTCTCTCCGGCAAAGATTCGCGCCGCAATGTGGGAAGTGGATCGCCTTGCCGCCCGTTTGGAAAATGCCCGCCCCACCGACCCACTGGTACTTCCCGAATACCGCGTCGCCATTGGCTTGTGGAAACACGGCTGCAAGCGGCTGCTGCTTGCTGCTGGCGATCCCTCCATTACCCTAGAGAACATGGCGACGGATTTACGACGCCTGCTCTCCGATTATGCTGCGCAGTGGATGGCACGCAACCGCACCGGAAACCTCGGTGATAGCACAGCGCGGCTGATGCGCCTGTTTGGGGAATACGAGTGA
- a CDS encoding beta-lactamase family protein: MHTLQNLLTDSLGAVYTAASVEIRHRNAVIYRAQFGTTDREGDLLNGAPVKKDTLFDLASLTKLFTTTAFLRLVEAGRVKIDTPLSDILPEFSGARPIRPYDDPLNLGQMVSVVPPTTETVDASAITFRQVLSHSSGLPAWVNLRLAATEAERRQMILESPFAYPSGSRVVYSDVGFMLLGLAIEKITDAPLKSALNRLVIRPLEMDARFGKIAENVPPTEFDQAWRGRRVWGEVHDENAATLNGIAGHAGLFGTASDCATLGQIYLSEGGGFIGKRLAREATTHQIADRGLGWMMRSAEGSSSGQFFSAESYGHTGFVGTSLWVDPGRKIVAALLTNNVFFGRDKTAILAFRPRFHDALIEALG, translated from the coding sequence ATGCACACCTTACAAAACCTGCTCACTGATTCGCTTGGGGCGGTCTATACGGCAGCATCCGTCGAAATCCGCCACCGCAACGCCGTGATCTACCGCGCCCAATTCGGCACCACAGACCGCGAGGGCGATCTACTGAACGGCGCTCCGGTGAAGAAAGACACCCTCTTTGACCTCGCCTCGCTCACGAAATTGTTCACCACGACGGCGTTCCTCCGCTTGGTAGAGGCGGGGCGGGTCAAGATCGATACCCCCCTCAGCGATATCTTGCCCGAATTCAGCGGGGCGCGTCCCATTCGCCCCTACGATGATCCGCTGAATCTCGGTCAGATGGTGAGCGTTGTCCCCCCCACGACAGAGACGGTAGACGCCAGCGCCATCACCTTTCGGCAGGTGTTAAGCCATTCCAGCGGCTTGCCCGCGTGGGTGAACCTCCGCCTTGCCGCGACGGAGGCAGAGCGCCGCCAGATGATCCTCGAATCCCCCTTTGCTTACCCCTCTGGCTCGCGGGTGGTTTACAGTGACGTTGGGTTTATGCTGCTCGGCTTGGCTATTGAGAAAATCACCGATGCGCCGCTGAAAAGCGCCCTGAATCGCCTCGTCATCCGTCCGCTGGAGATGGACGCCCGCTTTGGCAAAATTGCGGAGAATGTCCCGCCGACAGAATTTGATCAGGCATGGCGTGGGCGGCGCGTCTGGGGCGAAGTTCACGATGAAAACGCGGCGACACTGAACGGCATCGCCGGACACGCCGGATTGTTCGGCACGGCGTCGGACTGCGCCACATTGGGGCAAATTTACCTCTCCGAAGGAGGCGGGTTCATTGGCAAACGCTTGGCGCGGGAGGCAACGACACACCAGATCGCGGATCGCGGCTTGGGCTGGATGATGCGCAGCGCGGAGGGGTCAAGCAGCGGGCAGTTTTTCAGCGCAGAAAGCTATGGGCATACAGGGTTTGTGGGGACATCGCTCTGGGTAGACCCCGGGCGGAAAATTGTTGCTGCGCTGCTGACGAACAACGTGTTCTTCGGGCGCGACAAAACGGCGATTCTCGCCTTCCGTCCCCGTTTTCACGATGCGCTGATCGAGGCGTTGGGGTGA
- a CDS encoding aldo/keto reductase, with the protein MQTRQLGNSGLEVSALGLGCMRMTFGDAPIGTRQEMIELLHAAVDRGITFFDTAEVYGPFTNEDLVGEALEPFRGQVVIATKFGFKHDGEKGPHPSAGLDSRPEQIKRVAEASLKRLRVEAIDLFYQHRPDPNVPIEDVAGAVKDLIQEGKVKHFGLSESDAPTIRRAHAVQPVAALQSEYSIWWTPIEAEILPTCEELGIGLVPYSPLGRGYLTGKIDENATFAENDIRARNPRFTQEAMKANRVVVDLLEQIGAEYQATPAQIALAWLLAQKPWIVPIPGSRRIERLNENNGAVNIALTDHDLAEIKTAMAAISVVGHRY; encoded by the coding sequence ATGCAAACACGTCAACTTGGAAACAGTGGTCTGGAAGTCTCGGCGCTTGGTCTGGGCTGTATGCGAATGACCTTCGGGGATGCGCCGATTGGTACTCGGCAGGAGATGATCGAATTGCTGCATGCGGCAGTGGATCGGGGCATCACCTTCTTCGACACGGCGGAAGTTTATGGTCCATTCACCAACGAGGACTTGGTGGGTGAAGCACTGGAGCCATTTCGCGGTCAGGTCGTGATCGCTACCAAATTCGGGTTCAAACACGATGGAGAAAAGGGTCCCCATCCGTCTGCGGGTCTCGACAGTCGTCCCGAACAGATTAAGCGAGTGGCTGAAGCGTCGCTCAAGCGCCTTCGGGTTGAGGCGATTGACCTGTTCTATCAACATCGTCCCGACCCAAACGTGCCGATTGAAGATGTTGCCGGCGCGGTGAAAGACCTCATCCAGGAAGGCAAGGTCAAACACTTCGGGTTATCAGAATCCGACGCGCCAACTATTCGCCGGGCGCACGCTGTTCAGCCCGTCGCGGCGCTGCAAAGCGAGTATTCCATCTGGTGGACTCCTATCGAGGCAGAAATCCTGCCCACCTGTGAAGAATTGGGCATTGGTCTGGTGCCGTACAGTCCGCTGGGGCGGGGGTATTTGACCGGAAAAATTGATGAGAACGCGACCTTTGCCGAGAACGACATCCGTGCACGCAACCCGCGTTTTACGCAGGAAGCGATGAAAGCCAACCGAGTGGTGGTCGATCTGCTGGAGCAGATTGGTGCCGAGTATCAGGCGACACCAGCACAGATCGCGCTGGCGTGGTTGCTCGCTCAGAAACCCTGGATTGTGCCGATTCCGGGCAGCCGCAGGATCGAACGCCTGAATGAAAACAACGGCGCGGTGAACATCGCGTTGACTGACCACGATCTCGCTGAGATCAAGACCGCTATGGCAGCGATTTCCGTCGTGGGTCATCGCTATTAG
- a CDS encoding SDR family oxidoreductase, whose product MMSKRANTLRVQYASVEWGDRGARLNAISPGIILTPLAKEEMEGPGHERYQAVIRTSAAKRVGTTDEIASAAAYLAEANFITGSDLLIDGGVIAAMRAGRL is encoded by the coding sequence ATGATGTCCAAGCGTGCCAACACCCTGCGTGTCCAGTATGCCAGCGTGGAATGGGGGGATCGGGGCGCACGCCTCAACGCGATAAGTCCGGGCATCATCTTAACGCCTCTGGCAAAAGAGGAAATGGAAGGTCCGGGGCACGAACGGTATCAAGCAGTGATCAGAACATCGGCAGCAAAGCGTGTTGGCACGACGGATGAAATTGCGTCTGCCGCTGCGTATCTCGCCGAAGCCAATTTTATCACCGGGAGCGATTTGCTCATCGATGGGGGTGTCATCGCCGCTATGCGTGCTGGTCGTCTGTAA
- a CDS encoding VOC family protein: MRLKLHSTRLLVNDVSACTRFYRDILGFGARFDEEGSVYVELSAGDTFIALYDRRMMAEAVGKGDEPEMSAGKDRLLLSFEVNNVDETVRELEGKGVAMIAPPTDRPVWALRTAHFCDPEGTLIEINQPLSTGG; this comes from the coding sequence GTGCGTTTAAAGCTGCATAGTACCCGCCTTTTGGTGAACGATGTAAGTGCTTGTACCCGCTTTTATCGGGATATTTTGGGCTTTGGCGCCCGTTTTGATGAGGAGGGCAGCGTGTACGTTGAACTTTCCGCAGGGGATACCTTCATTGCTTTGTATGATCGGCGGATGATGGCGGAGGCTGTTGGGAAGGGAGACGAACCGGAGATGAGCGCCGGAAAGGATCGCCTGCTGCTCTCTTTTGAGGTGAATAATGTCGATGAGACCGTGCGCGAGTTGGAAGGCAAGGGTGTGGCAATGATCGCACCACCAACAGATCGCCCCGTGTGGGCATTGCGCACCGCGCATTTTTGTGACCCCGAAGGGACGCTGATCGAGATCAACCAGCCGCTTTCAACGGGCGGGTAG